A region from the Kribbella shirazensis genome encodes:
- a CDS encoding NADP-dependent oxidoreductase, translating into MKMRAFQQVEWGDGPDACGLVEVDRPVPAPTEILVKVEAAGVNPVDHYTRLGVAYNRVLSLPFVNGWDVAGVVEEVGYGVTLFRPGDRVFGMPWFPRQAGGYAEYVTAPSRQFALLPAGLSFTEAAALPLAGLTAWQMLVDVGQIQAGQRVLVTAAAGGVGHLAVQIAKAHGAHVIGTARAAKHQFLYDLGVDEAIDYTTTEVSDAIKDIDVLVQMFGGEQALQAMQCLRPGGIMVNSQGAWTPGMGLRAAELGVRATAFLVEPDAAGLENLTELIQSGDLRVHVDRELPLAAALEAHELMATARTSGKVVLTIDHEETR; encoded by the coding sequence ATGAAGATGCGAGCGTTTCAGCAGGTCGAGTGGGGTGACGGGCCGGACGCCTGCGGTCTGGTCGAGGTCGATCGGCCGGTGCCCGCTCCGACCGAGATTCTGGTGAAGGTCGAGGCGGCCGGGGTGAACCCGGTCGATCACTACACCCGGCTGGGCGTGGCCTACAACCGCGTCCTGTCGCTGCCGTTCGTCAACGGCTGGGACGTGGCAGGCGTGGTCGAGGAGGTCGGGTACGGCGTCACGTTGTTCCGGCCCGGCGACCGGGTCTTCGGCATGCCGTGGTTCCCGCGACAGGCCGGTGGGTACGCCGAGTACGTCACCGCACCCTCGCGCCAGTTCGCCCTGCTGCCGGCGGGCCTGAGTTTCACCGAGGCCGCCGCGCTCCCCCTGGCCGGGCTGACAGCCTGGCAGATGCTGGTCGACGTCGGTCAGATCCAGGCCGGTCAGCGCGTCCTCGTCACCGCGGCGGCCGGCGGCGTGGGTCACCTGGCGGTGCAGATCGCGAAGGCCCACGGCGCCCACGTGATCGGCACGGCGCGTGCCGCCAAGCATCAGTTCCTCTACGACCTCGGAGTGGACGAGGCGATCGACTACACCACGACCGAGGTATCCGACGCGATCAAGGACATCGACGTACTCGTTCAGATGTTCGGTGGCGAGCAAGCGCTGCAGGCGATGCAGTGTCTGCGGCCCGGCGGCATCATGGTGAACAGCCAGGGCGCCTGGACGCCCGGAATGGGTCTGCGCGCGGCGGAGCTCGGGGTCCGCGCCACCGCCTTCCTGGTCGAGCCGGACGCCGCCGGACTCGAGAATCTGACCGAGCTGATCCAGTCCGGGGACCTGCGGGTCCATGTCGACCGCGAGCTTCCGCTGGCCGCCGCCCTCGAGGCGCACGAGCTGATGGCCACCGCGAGAACCAGCGGGAAGGTCGTCCTGACCATCGATCACGAGGAGACACGATGA
- a CDS encoding helix-turn-helix transcriptional regulator, whose product MLYGRGVEQGAIEQLWAEARAGRGGALLLSGDPGVGKSALLDFAAERAHGATVLRASGLQSESELPYAALHQLLRPLLPRVGDLPSAQSAAIRAAFGLMPLRPTDRLQVTLGALTLLSESANERPLVCLVDDLQWLDRQSVDALSLLANRIQDESLMLLVATRPSDAVSLPGAVELRLQGVDAQSASEMLADRHPELSQQVAERVVRETGGNPLALSELPGALTDRQRAGIDPLVGPLPLPECILRHYANQLARIEEPTYRLLLTLAADDAGDLAAALRVVRPLGIGIEALDTAVQSGLVRAEETIAGPRVVFRHPLLRAAVYRSASLSQRLSTHRALAEALDPEFEPDRRAWQLAAAAVGPDEVAADELERSGLRALQRGAPSSATVALEKAARLTSLVEIRARRLVAAAGAANRAGHPVRAEALADESEHLAESVVTRARVRHLRALIAFDRGEPGTVHRLLMTDWEQVGKEDPELAAVMLVDAAKNAWFSNDPERAARVAQALSAVVLPPHSSRASLVRTVLKLTDQLERLTGTGLHPQPMGHDTEEGPAAQQEPLELVLRAVASIATADDAAAIEAAEAAVQRCRSTGRLDLLVLALQVLATLDVLVGRHQFARANATEGLDLANALGLTNRTCHFQALLAWLDAVAGRADSCRELAASALGHAEARGITPSVAFGRWALSLLDLGLGRPAETLEQTPPFVNGSAEHPLVMVLRTPDLVEAAARLGRVDELKDNLEQLSAWAASSGLARARALDARCRALVADDADEADRLYSEALALHDEADRTGQSRPFDRARTQLLYGEWLRRQRRRAEARSPLRAALNTFEQLRAEPWTRRAESELRAAGSARRSTAAGPATELTPQELQVVRLAREGASNREIGAQLFLSPRTVGYHLQNIFRKLGIRSRVELAQANVLGEDQV is encoded by the coding sequence ATGTTGTACGGCAGGGGAGTGGAGCAGGGCGCGATCGAGCAGCTCTGGGCGGAGGCTCGGGCCGGCCGCGGGGGAGCGTTGCTGCTCTCCGGGGATCCGGGTGTGGGCAAGTCGGCGCTGCTGGATTTCGCGGCCGAGCGTGCCCACGGTGCGACCGTGCTTCGCGCCAGCGGTCTGCAGAGCGAGTCGGAGCTGCCGTACGCCGCACTTCACCAGCTGCTCCGCCCGCTGCTACCGCGGGTCGGTGACCTGCCCAGCGCACAGTCCGCGGCCATCCGTGCTGCCTTCGGACTCATGCCGCTGCGGCCGACCGACCGGCTGCAGGTCACCCTCGGTGCGCTGACCCTGCTGTCCGAGTCGGCGAACGAGCGGCCGTTGGTCTGCCTTGTCGACGACCTCCAATGGCTGGACCGGCAGTCTGTCGACGCGTTGTCGCTGCTGGCCAATCGGATTCAGGACGAGTCCCTGATGTTGCTTGTGGCAACACGTCCCTCGGATGCCGTGTCGCTGCCGGGCGCGGTGGAGCTGCGGCTTCAGGGCGTGGATGCGCAGTCAGCGAGTGAAATGCTGGCGGACCGCCACCCGGAGCTGTCGCAGCAGGTCGCCGAGCGGGTCGTCCGGGAGACTGGAGGCAACCCGCTCGCGCTGAGCGAACTGCCCGGTGCGCTGACCGATCGTCAACGGGCAGGGATCGATCCGTTGGTCGGTCCACTGCCGCTGCCCGAGTGCATCCTGCGGCACTACGCGAACCAGCTGGCGCGGATCGAGGAGCCGACGTACCGGCTCCTCCTGACGCTGGCGGCGGACGACGCCGGCGATCTTGCGGCAGCGCTGCGCGTCGTACGGCCGCTCGGCATCGGCATCGAGGCGCTCGACACCGCCGTGCAGTCCGGCCTGGTACGGGCCGAGGAGACGATCGCCGGACCGCGGGTCGTCTTCCGGCATCCGCTGCTCAGAGCGGCCGTCTACCGGTCGGCGTCGTTGAGTCAGCGTCTGTCCACTCATCGGGCCCTCGCCGAGGCTCTCGATCCAGAGTTCGAGCCGGACCGGAGAGCGTGGCAGCTGGCCGCAGCCGCCGTCGGTCCGGACGAGGTCGCCGCCGACGAGCTGGAACGCAGCGGTCTGCGGGCCCTCCAGCGCGGTGCCCCGTCGTCCGCGACCGTGGCGCTGGAGAAGGCCGCGCGGTTGACCTCCCTGGTCGAGATCAGGGCACGTCGACTGGTCGCGGCCGCCGGTGCAGCGAACAGGGCCGGTCATCCCGTGCGGGCCGAGGCGCTGGCCGACGAGTCCGAGCACCTGGCCGAAAGTGTGGTGACCCGGGCGCGCGTCCGGCACCTGCGGGCGCTCATCGCCTTCGATCGCGGCGAGCCGGGGACCGTGCACCGCTTGCTGATGACGGACTGGGAGCAGGTCGGCAAAGAGGACCCGGAGCTGGCCGCGGTGATGCTGGTCGACGCCGCGAAGAACGCCTGGTTCAGCAACGACCCGGAGCGGGCTGCCCGGGTGGCGCAAGCGCTGTCGGCCGTCGTTCTCCCGCCGCACAGCTCCCGTGCCTCGCTGGTTCGCACGGTCCTGAAACTCACCGATCAGCTGGAGCGACTGACCGGGACGGGCTTGCACCCCCAGCCGATGGGGCATGACACTGAGGAAGGACCTGCTGCGCAGCAAGAGCCCTTGGAACTCGTACTGCGCGCCGTGGCGTCGATCGCGACGGCCGACGACGCGGCTGCGATCGAGGCTGCCGAAGCTGCGGTCCAGAGGTGCCGTAGTACAGGGCGTCTGGACCTCCTGGTGCTGGCGCTGCAGGTGCTTGCGACTCTCGACGTACTCGTGGGCCGTCACCAGTTCGCGAGGGCGAACGCGACGGAGGGACTGGATCTGGCGAACGCTCTCGGGCTGACCAACCGGACCTGTCACTTCCAAGCTCTGCTCGCGTGGCTTGATGCTGTGGCCGGACGGGCCGACTCCTGCCGGGAGCTCGCGGCGTCGGCGTTGGGTCACGCCGAGGCCCGCGGGATCACTCCGAGCGTCGCCTTCGGCCGATGGGCGCTGAGCTTGCTGGACCTCGGTCTCGGCCGGCCCGCCGAGACCTTGGAGCAGACCCCGCCCTTCGTGAACGGCTCCGCCGAGCACCCTTTGGTGATGGTCCTGCGCACTCCCGATCTGGTCGAGGCTGCGGCACGGCTCGGGCGGGTCGACGAGCTCAAGGACAATCTGGAGCAGCTGAGCGCCTGGGCGGCGTCGAGCGGTCTCGCCCGCGCGCGGGCCCTCGACGCCCGGTGTCGCGCACTGGTGGCCGACGACGCGGACGAAGCAGACCGGTTGTACTCCGAAGCGCTCGCACTGCACGACGAAGCGGACCGCACCGGCCAGTCGCGGCCGTTCGATCGTGCGCGCACGCAACTGCTGTACGGCGAATGGCTGCGGAGGCAACGTCGACGCGCCGAGGCGCGGAGCCCGCTGCGCGCCGCGCTCAACACCTTCGAGCAGCTGAGGGCCGAACCGTGGACCCGCCGGGCCGAGAGCGAACTCAGAGCGGCCGGCAGCGCACGCCGCAGTACTGCAGCCGGACCGGCCACGGAGCTGACGCCGCAGGAGCTGCAGGTGGTGCGGCTGGCCAGGGAAGGAGCGAGCAACCGCGAGATCGGCGCGCAACTGTTCCTGAGCCCGAGGACGGTCGGGTACCACCTCCAGAACATCTTCCGGAAGCTCGGGATCCGCTCCCGCGTCGAACTCGCCCAGGCGAACGTCCTCGGCGAGGACCAGGTGTAG
- a CDS encoding cysteine dioxygenase family protein, which translates to MTYTLEQFVHDLQDLTTASDRPADSELATIVAERLQELVIHPDAVPAEFRQRDPQRGGRGRYMLHRAPTFNVTSIVWAPGEIAPPHNHETWGAIGLVSNAIEERRYEILADDTVRPTEHERHRRGAVSVLIPDEDVHSMHNLTDTDTVEIHVYGKDLTGLPRKQWSLEGDTMRTFQSSKYFNC; encoded by the coding sequence ATGACGTACACCCTCGAGCAGTTCGTCCACGACCTGCAGGACCTCACCACCGCGTCCGACCGTCCTGCGGACAGCGAGCTCGCGACGATCGTCGCCGAACGCCTGCAGGAGCTCGTGATCCACCCGGACGCCGTACCCGCAGAGTTCCGGCAGCGGGACCCGCAGCGTGGTGGACGGGGCCGGTACATGTTGCACCGGGCACCGACCTTCAACGTGACCTCGATCGTCTGGGCCCCGGGAGAGATCGCTCCGCCGCACAACCACGAGACCTGGGGAGCGATCGGCCTGGTGTCCAACGCGATCGAGGAACGCCGCTACGAGATCCTGGCCGACGACACCGTCCGCCCGACCGAACACGAACGCCACCGCCGGGGTGCGGTCTCCGTCCTGATCCCCGACGAGGACGTCCACTCGATGCACAACCTGACCGACACCGACACCGTGGAGATCCACGTCTACGGCAAGGACCTCACCGGCCTCCCCCGCAAGCAGTGGTCTCTGGAGGGCGACACCATGCGCACCTTCCAGAGCTCCAAGTACTTCAACTGCTGA
- a CDS encoding MalY/PatB family protein, protein MRPDVRTAAVRPAFGLSVAELRGRGGKKWHTYDDDVLPAWIADMDFRPADAVREAVLDIARAGDFTYRPDAMLRLAAATLADRMRAKFGWEIDPDRVTVLADLVQGLTATVLAYSAPGDGVGVLTPIYPPFVNVLRSTGRRLVAVPMTDTPGGFTVDLDALERALRPDDVTVLLLCNPHNPTGRVLTRAELSAIDGLAARHGVVVVSDEIHAELVYAPRRHIVTATVSPTAATRTVTLQSATKAFNLGSLRCGFVHFGSEDLHRQFDRVIPDRLLGRVSGVSIAATVAAWLEGDDWLGQVLRQLAANRDRVTQWVAAQDGRVHAHAPEATYFSWLRLHESSREPAADVLLRNGRVALHPGQQFAPECSSWVRLNFATTPEILDDILARVSTALSTHQVSISGGNS, encoded by the coding sequence ATGCGTCCTGACGTGAGGACCGCCGCCGTCCGTCCGGCGTTCGGGCTCTCGGTCGCCGAGCTCCGCGGCCGGGGCGGCAAGAAGTGGCACACGTACGACGACGACGTCCTGCCGGCATGGATCGCCGACATGGACTTCCGGCCGGCCGACGCGGTCCGTGAGGCAGTCCTCGACATCGCCCGGGCCGGCGACTTCACCTACCGCCCGGATGCGATGCTGCGGCTCGCGGCGGCCACCCTGGCGGACCGGATGCGCGCCAAGTTCGGTTGGGAGATCGACCCGGATCGGGTCACCGTGCTGGCCGACCTGGTCCAGGGCCTCACCGCGACGGTGCTCGCCTACAGCGCGCCCGGTGACGGTGTCGGCGTGCTCACTCCGATCTATCCGCCGTTCGTCAACGTGCTGCGCAGCACCGGGCGCCGCTTGGTCGCCGTACCGATGACCGACACACCCGGCGGCTTCACCGTCGATCTGGACGCGCTCGAGCGCGCGCTGCGGCCGGACGACGTCACCGTCCTGCTGCTGTGCAACCCGCACAACCCGACGGGCCGGGTGCTGACCCGTGCAGAACTGTCCGCGATCGACGGGCTGGCGGCCCGTCACGGCGTGGTCGTGGTGTCCGACGAGATCCACGCCGAGCTCGTCTACGCACCCCGGCGGCACATCGTGACCGCGACCGTTTCACCGACCGCCGCGACCCGGACCGTCACGCTGCAGTCCGCGACGAAGGCCTTCAACCTCGGCAGCCTGCGATGCGGGTTCGTGCACTTCGGCTCCGAGGACCTGCACCGGCAGTTCGACCGGGTGATTCCGGACCGCCTGCTCGGACGGGTCTCCGGCGTCAGCATCGCGGCGACCGTCGCGGCCTGGCTCGAGGGCGACGACTGGCTCGGCCAGGTACTGCGCCAACTGGCCGCGAACCGTGATCGGGTGACGCAGTGGGTCGCCGCCCAGGACGGCCGCGTCCACGCGCACGCGCCGGAGGCGACGTACTTCTCCTGGCTGCGGCTGCACGAGTCCAGCCGCGAACCGGCCGCGGACGTGCTGTTGCGGAACGGGCGGGTGGCCCTGCATCCCGGTCAGCAGTTCGCACCCGAGTGCTCCTCGTGGGTCCGGCTGAACTTCGCCACGACTCCCGAGATCCTCGACGACATCCTCGCGCGTGTGTCCACCGCGCTCAGCACGCATCAGGTATCCATCAGCGGAGGCAACTCATGA
- a CDS encoding rhodanese-like domain-containing protein gives MTGPEAVPSLAFDQVERWRESAEPHALLDVRERGEYALGQIPGACPLPRGLLEILLPRLVPWPDVPVVLYSRGEHRSRLAAKTCRELGYRSVFVLDSGIDGWSRAQDRSPAYGVNVLGKTFGERLSIEGEVEQLDPDKVAPLIESGTALVIDARTASEYAKGHLPGAVNIPSGELVQTLLRAGVDRERDRQVIVHCAGRTRSIVGAYLLRQAGFENAYALRNGTMAWRMSGRDLDFTPHDFGEAGHDPRAVAFAERFADLPAVRPVSADDLAARPDPVYVIDVRQPHEYAEGHLPGALNCPAGQLANAVDEQLAVRDALLVCYSGDETRSQLGAGLLARIGYRRVAWLAGGLNAWRAAGRPVAPGPAKAYLDELDFGQDVPTVDTTGLEARLDQDDPPTVIDVRRSSEFALSHIPGSVWMPRGDLERRIGTVAERYDPLVVVSDRGLRSALAVRTLVELGFHDVVHLQGGLVAWTAAGGAMVEGLDGADVSLREAKEDAELVAPRPALLERNRDDMVRYLDWEERLGAELAAGTGEGHAS, from the coding sequence ATGACCGGCCCTGAAGCAGTTCCGTCGCTCGCCTTCGACCAGGTCGAGCGCTGGCGCGAGTCGGCCGAGCCGCACGCGCTCCTCGACGTCCGGGAGCGTGGCGAGTACGCGCTCGGCCAGATCCCGGGGGCATGCCCGTTGCCGCGCGGCCTCCTGGAGATCCTGCTGCCCCGCCTCGTTCCCTGGCCTGACGTCCCGGTGGTGCTGTACTCACGGGGAGAACATCGCAGCCGGCTGGCCGCGAAGACCTGTCGGGAGCTGGGCTACCGGTCCGTCTTCGTGCTCGACTCCGGGATCGACGGGTGGTCGCGCGCCCAGGACCGATCACCGGCGTACGGCGTGAACGTGCTCGGCAAGACCTTCGGTGAACGGCTGTCGATCGAGGGCGAGGTCGAGCAGCTGGACCCGGACAAGGTCGCTCCGTTGATCGAGTCCGGTACCGCCCTGGTGATCGACGCCCGGACGGCCTCGGAGTACGCGAAGGGCCACCTGCCGGGCGCCGTCAACATCCCCTCCGGCGAACTCGTGCAGACCCTGCTACGCGCCGGCGTCGACCGCGAGCGCGACCGGCAGGTCATCGTGCACTGCGCGGGGCGGACGCGGAGCATCGTCGGCGCCTACCTGCTGCGGCAGGCCGGCTTCGAGAACGCCTACGCGCTGCGCAACGGAACCATGGCCTGGAGGATGTCCGGACGCGACCTGGACTTCACACCACACGACTTCGGCGAGGCCGGGCACGACCCCCGCGCGGTGGCGTTCGCCGAGCGCTTCGCGGACCTGCCCGCTGTCCGCCCGGTCTCGGCCGACGACCTGGCCGCCCGTCCCGATCCGGTGTATGTCATCGACGTACGCCAGCCACACGAGTACGCCGAAGGTCACCTGCCGGGTGCACTGAACTGTCCCGCGGGTCAGCTCGCGAACGCGGTCGACGAGCAACTCGCGGTCCGTGACGCGCTGCTCGTCTGCTACTCCGGGGACGAGACCCGGTCACAGCTCGGCGCCGGTCTGCTCGCGCGGATCGGGTACCGCCGGGTCGCCTGGCTGGCCGGCGGACTGAACGCCTGGCGTGCGGCCGGCCGGCCGGTGGCGCCCGGTCCGGCGAAGGCGTACCTGGACGAGCTCGACTTCGGCCAGGACGTGCCGACGGTGGACACGACCGGGCTCGAGGCCCGGCTGGACCAGGACGATCCGCCGACCGTCATCGACGTACGGCGGAGCAGCGAGTTCGCCCTGTCGCACATCCCCGGGTCGGTCTGGATGCCGCGCGGCGATCTGGAGCGGCGGATCGGCACCGTTGCCGAACGCTACGACCCGCTGGTGGTGGTGTCCGATCGCGGTCTGCGGTCGGCGCTCGCCGTCCGGACGCTGGTGGAGCTCGGCTTCCACGACGTCGTCCACCTGCAAGGCGGTCTGGTCGCCTGGACCGCCGCCGGAGGCGCCATGGTCGAGGGGCTCGACGGCGCGGACGTGTCGTTGCGCGAGGCCAAGGAGGACGCCGAGCTCGTCGCGCCGCGGCCCGCCCTGCTGGAGCGGAACCGCGACGACATGGTGCGGTACCTGGACTGGGAGGAGCGGCTCGGTGCCGAGCTGGCGGCCGGGACCGGTGAGGGTCATGCGTCCTGA
- a CDS encoding molybdopterin-dependent oxidoreductase, translating to MSQGLISSSHWGPLRATVSDGRLSVASHELDPDPSPIARNLIAANGHRSRVLFPMVRRGWLDGGPGPDAARGEDEFVRVSWSTLYSVLGDELRRVIDAYGNSAVFGGSYGWGSAGRFHHPQSQVHRFLNQLGGYTRSVNTYSTGASSVILPHVLGADVDAVHGLTSWDVIDRHTTMIVAFGGLPVKNLQVAPGGITQHRSAERLRRIVADGTKVVAISPVRDDCPPGPGVEWLAISPGTDVALMLALAWVLVDENLHDVEFLRTRCAGYDEFEQYVTGRSDGVPKRPEWAETVTGVPAERIVILAREMAAHRTLVTVTWSLQRARHGEQPPWAGIALAAMLGQIGLPGGGFGHGYGSMGDVGVPQRGLRLPTLPQGINPVTSVIPVARVADMLLDPGGRYEYDGTVAAYPDIRLVYWCGGNPFHHHQDLSRLRRAMARPDTVVVHETHWTATAKHADVVVPAATFLERSDIGASRNDSAIVAMRRILPPPGEARTDYQTFAELADVLGVRAAYTENRTEAEWLRHLYETWTATQTADLPDFDAFWGAGHLLLPSVEPEQVMLAAFARDPTGAPLSTPTGRIELTSEVVRSFGYDDCPAHPVYFALEQNAAYPLTLVTTQPARRLHSQLDMGAHSQDGKVDGREPLTMHPGDAARRGIADGSVVLISSAQGRCLASARLTDAITSGCVQLATGAWYDPMDPADPHSPCAHGNPNALTRDEGTSRLAQACTGQLVGVQVEAWRGPVPPITAYEPPSFTDIHRQETRP from the coding sequence ATGAGCCAGGGCCTGATCAGCAGCAGTCATTGGGGACCGCTCCGCGCGACCGTGTCCGACGGACGGCTCAGCGTGGCGAGTCACGAGCTCGACCCGGATCCCTCACCGATCGCCAGGAACCTGATCGCCGCGAACGGCCACCGGTCCCGCGTGTTGTTCCCGATGGTCCGCCGCGGCTGGCTGGACGGCGGACCCGGACCGGATGCGGCCAGGGGCGAGGACGAGTTCGTCCGGGTCAGCTGGAGCACCCTGTACTCCGTGCTCGGTGACGAACTGCGCCGCGTGATCGATGCCTACGGCAACTCCGCGGTCTTCGGCGGATCGTACGGATGGGGCAGCGCCGGCCGGTTCCACCATCCGCAGAGCCAGGTGCACCGGTTCCTGAACCAGCTGGGCGGTTACACGCGCTCGGTCAACACCTACAGCACCGGCGCGTCGAGCGTGATCCTGCCGCACGTCCTCGGCGCCGATGTCGACGCGGTCCATGGCTTGACCAGCTGGGACGTCATCGACCGGCACACCACGATGATCGTCGCGTTCGGCGGTCTGCCGGTGAAGAACCTGCAGGTCGCGCCCGGCGGCATCACCCAGCACCGCAGCGCGGAGCGGCTGCGCCGGATCGTCGCCGACGGGACCAAGGTCGTGGCGATCAGCCCGGTGCGTGACGACTGCCCACCGGGACCGGGTGTGGAGTGGCTCGCCATCTCCCCCGGCACGGATGTGGCGCTGATGCTGGCCCTCGCCTGGGTACTCGTCGACGAGAACCTGCACGACGTGGAGTTCCTCCGCACGCGGTGTGCCGGGTACGACGAGTTCGAGCAGTACGTCACGGGCCGGTCCGACGGCGTACCGAAGCGACCCGAGTGGGCCGAGACCGTCACCGGCGTACCGGCGGAACGGATCGTGATCCTCGCGCGGGAGATGGCCGCGCACCGGACGCTGGTCACGGTGACCTGGTCGTTGCAGCGTGCCCGGCACGGCGAACAGCCTCCGTGGGCGGGGATCGCCCTGGCCGCGATGCTCGGGCAGATCGGCCTGCCCGGCGGCGGCTTCGGCCACGGGTACGGGTCGATGGGCGACGTCGGCGTACCGCAGCGAGGCTTGCGGCTGCCGACGCTGCCCCAGGGGATCAATCCGGTGACGTCGGTCATTCCGGTGGCCCGGGTGGCCGACATGCTCCTCGATCCCGGCGGCCGGTACGAGTACGACGGCACGGTCGCGGCGTACCCGGACATCAGGCTCGTCTACTGGTGCGGCGGCAACCCGTTCCACCATCACCAGGACCTGTCCCGGCTGCGCCGCGCGATGGCGCGCCCCGACACGGTCGTCGTGCACGAGACGCACTGGACCGCGACCGCGAAGCACGCGGATGTCGTCGTACCGGCGGCGACGTTCCTGGAGCGGTCGGACATCGGTGCCTCGCGCAACGATTCCGCGATCGTCGCGATGCGCCGGATCCTCCCGCCGCCCGGCGAGGCCAGGACCGACTACCAGACCTTCGCAGAACTCGCCGACGTCCTCGGGGTCCGGGCGGCGTACACCGAGAACCGCACCGAGGCGGAGTGGCTGCGGCACCTGTACGAGACCTGGACAGCCACCCAGACGGCGGACCTGCCGGACTTCGACGCTTTCTGGGGCGCAGGGCACCTGCTGCTGCCGTCCGTCGAGCCGGAGCAGGTGATGCTCGCCGCCTTCGCCCGCGATCCGACGGGCGCTCCCCTGTCGACCCCGACCGGACGGATCGAGCTGACCTCTGAGGTCGTCCGGTCCTTCGGGTACGACGATTGTCCGGCGCACCCGGTGTACTTCGCGCTCGAGCAGAACGCGGCGTACCCGTTGACCTTGGTGACGACCCAGCCCGCACGACGGTTGCACAGCCAACTGGACATGGGCGCCCATAGCCAGGACGGCAAGGTCGACGGTCGCGAGCCGCTGACCATGCATCCCGGCGACGCCGCTCGGCGTGGCATCGCCGACGGCTCCGTCGTACTGATCAGCAGCGCCCAGGGGCGGTGCCTCGCGTCGGCACGGCTGACCGACGCCATCACGTCCGGCTGCGTGCAGCTGGCCACCGGCGCCTGGTACGACCCGATGGATCCCGCCGACCCGCACAGCCCTTGTGCGCACGGCAACCCGAACGCTCTGACGCGCGACGAGGGAACGTCGCGCCTCGCCCAGGCCTGTACCGGCCAGCTGGTCGGCGTCCAGGTCGAGGCCTGGCGCGGACCGGTTCCGCCGATCACGGCGTACGAGCCCCCGTCGTTCACCGACATTCACCGACAGGAGACCCGACCATGA
- a CDS encoding amidase, which translates to MTTERPGDPSQWSLEEIQDAVVAGRVTPYDVVDASLRALQDWEPVVGAFTSWDEARLNSNSADTAERLRRSAPAPLDGVVLAVKDNIQVAGRPLTAGSSWWQVTPAVNAECWQALEEAGAMYLGQTNLHEFAFGATTVNLAAQTTRNPWDVERAAGGSSGGSAVAVAIGACGAALGTDTGGSVRIPAALTGVTGFKPTYGRIPLTGVVPLSPSCDHVGVLSRTAAGCARVFGNLPGQRRCDTGTWPDRTFAGRRIGVLTAHLNRSEPEVVAAVQRALTMLEELGAELEEATVPNEHEANAVTSTMVRFEAAQVHRKWLRDPAVRYGADVRGRLEEGLSISADRYREARERRGELAAAILDAHHGFDAVAGPTVPITAPTISSCVQAAGAAVQSALLSNTYCYNVTGQPAISVPCGLTSEGLPVGLQLAAGLGHDDSLVELGVALQRVTRWHNARPVLQRSPA; encoded by the coding sequence ATGACGACCGAGCGGCCCGGCGACCCGAGTCAGTGGTCGCTGGAGGAGATCCAGGACGCGGTCGTGGCCGGCCGCGTGACGCCGTACGACGTTGTGGACGCCTCACTGCGGGCGCTCCAGGACTGGGAGCCTGTGGTCGGTGCCTTCACGAGTTGGGACGAGGCCCGGCTGAACAGCAACTCCGCCGACACGGCCGAACGGCTTCGGCGGAGTGCGCCGGCCCCGTTGGACGGAGTCGTGCTGGCGGTCAAGGACAACATCCAGGTTGCCGGTCGGCCGCTGACCGCCGGCTCGTCCTGGTGGCAGGTGACCCCCGCCGTGAACGCCGAGTGCTGGCAGGCGCTCGAGGAGGCCGGGGCGATGTACCTGGGCCAGACGAACCTGCACGAGTTCGCGTTCGGCGCCACCACCGTCAACCTCGCCGCGCAGACCACCCGCAATCCCTGGGACGTGGAACGCGCCGCCGGCGGCTCGAGCGGCGGAAGTGCCGTCGCCGTGGCGATCGGGGCCTGCGGTGCGGCACTGGGGACGGACACCGGCGGCTCGGTGCGGATCCCCGCGGCGCTGACCGGCGTCACCGGGTTCAAACCGACGTACGGCCGGATCCCTCTCACCGGCGTGGTCCCGCTCAGCCCGTCGTGCGACCACGTCGGCGTCCTCAGCCGCACCGCCGCCGGTTGCGCGCGGGTGTTCGGCAATCTCCCGGGGCAGCGCCGTTGCGACACGGGGACCTGGCCGGACCGGACCTTCGCCGGCCGGCGGATCGGAGTACTCACGGCGCACCTGAACCGCTCGGAGCCCGAGGTGGTGGCCGCTGTGCAGCGAGCCTTGACGATGCTCGAGGAGCTGGGCGCGGAGCTCGAGGAAGCCACCGTGCCGAACGAGCACGAGGCCAACGCGGTCACCTCGACGATGGTCCGGTTCGAGGCGGCGCAGGTGCATCGGAAGTGGCTGCGCGATCCGGCGGTCAGGTACGGCGCAGACGTCCGCGGACGTCTCGAGGAAGGGCTCTCGATCAGCGCGGACCGGTACCGGGAGGCGCGGGAGCGGCGCGGCGAGCTGGCCGCCGCGATTCTGGACGCACATCACGGCTTCGACGCCGTCGCAGGCCCGACCGTGCCCATCACGGCCCCGACGATCAGCTCGTGCGTGCAGGCAGCGGGAGCCGCCGTCCAGTCGGCACTGCTGAGCAACACGTACTGCTACAACGTCACCGGCCAGCCGGCCATCTCCGTGCCCTGTGGCCTCACGTCCGAGGGACTGCCCGTCGGCCTGCAACTCGCCGCGGGACTCGGGCACGACGACTCACTCGTCGAGCTGGGCGTCGCTCTGCAGCGGGTCACCCGATGGCACAACGCGCGGCCGGTGTTGCAGCGGAGTCCGGCATGA